The region TAAAAAATATGTTGATGTTGTAGAAAAAAGATTAATACCAACAGTATTTGGTAAAGAAGTAAAAACTTTATTAGAAAATAACTTTAAACATATTATGAATGTTAAGTTTACAGCAGGAATGGAAAGTAAACTTGATGAAGTAGCTACAGGTAAAACTATATGGGTAGACTTATTAAAAGAATTTTATGATCATTTACTTAAAGAAATGGATGTATATAAACAAAAGGTTAATGAGTTAAAGAGTAAGGTAATATATACAGATATGGAATGTAGTAATGGTAAAGGTAAGATGGTTTTAAAAAGTGGGAGCTTTGGTAAATATATAGTATGTGAACTTGATAGTAAAGATAAAATATCAATTCAGGGGATAGAGTTAACAGAAGATGATTTAAATAAAGAAGTAGTTGAAATAAAGGATAAAGTTAAAGAGCTTATAGAAATCAAAAAAGGCTTAAAAACAGATATGTTTACTCCAAATGGGAAACAATATCTATTAAAGGTAGGAAGATTTGGAGAATATTTAGAAAGTGAAGATTATGAAAATGATAATCTAAGAAGACCTCTAACAAAAGATTTAAAAGCTAAAATAAAAAAAGGTACTTTAAAGCCAATAGATGGAATATATCAATTAAAAGATTATTTTAGTAAATTAGACAATGAAAACGAAGAAATATTAAAACTTGCTGGAAAATGTGAAAAATGTGGCAGAGAATTTAATATTAAAATTGGTAGATTTGGAAAGTTTCTAGCATGTAGTGGTTACCCACAATGTGAAAATATTAAAAAGATACCAAAAATTGAAAGTAGTGAAAAGAAATCAGTTAAAAAAACAACTAAAAAAACTACAAAGAAAACAACAAAGAAGTCTACAAAAACTTCTAAAAAGAAATAGAGGTTTATATGGATAAGATATTAGAAAAATTCCTATACTATCAGGAAGTTGTATTAAATAAAAGTTTTAATACTGTTAAATCATATAAAAAAGATTTAGAACAATTTATAGAATACTTATATAATAACGAAGGTATAAATGATTTTAATAGGGTAGAAATTTTTACTTTTAGATCTTTTATTGCTTATTTAAATGTAGAGTTGAAAGTAAATAAAAGAAGTATAAATAGAAAATTATCAGCAATTAGAACATTTTTCAAATATTTACTAGAAAACGAATATATTAATGAGAATAAATCTATATATATTTCTACTCCTAAGTTTGAAAAACCTCTACCAAATTATTTAACTAAAGAGGATATTGATAGAATAAGAACTGTAATCAATTTAGAGAAAATAACAGGATTAAGGGATAGAGCTATAATAGAATTGCTATATTCAAGTGGACTAAGATCTATGGAATTACTTGATTTAACTGAATATACATTAGATTTAAAAAATCTTGAAGTAAGAGTAATAGGTAAGGGTAATAAAGAAAGAATATCTTTTTTTAGTAAAAATGCGCAAAAATATATTAAAGAATATATAGATAGAAAGAAAATAGAATACAAGAATTATACAAAAGATGTCTTATTTGTAAATAAAGATGGAAATAAATTAGATTCTAGATCTTTAAGAAGATTAATAACAAATTATTCTAATAAAGCTGGTATAAATAAAGAGGTTACACCACATATATTTAGACATAGTTTTGCAACAGAACTATTAAATCAAGGTGTAGATATAAGATTTGTACAAGAATTATTAGGTCACAGTAGTATTGCAACTACTCAATTTTATACTCATATAAGTAAAAATACATTAAAGGATGCATATATGAAATCACATCCTTTTGCAACAAAAAAATAGGAGAAAATATGGAAAAAACTTGTAAAGGTTGTGGATTAAAACTACAATCAGAAGATGCAAAAAAAGAAGGATATGTACCATATGAAAAATTAATATCAAATCAAGAAATAGTTTGTAAAAGATGCTTTAGATTAAAACATTATGGTGAAAATTTAGAAAAAGAAGAGGATAAATTAAGCTATCAAGTAGAAGTTAAAAAAGCAATTAAAGAAGCTGATATAGTAATGCCAATTTTTGATATTATAGATTTTGAATCATCTTTTACAGATGAAATAATTGATTTACTAGAAGATAAAACCATTTTAGCCATAATAAATAAGATAGATTTATTGCCAGGATACATACATGTAGCAGAAGTATCTAAATGGATTAAATATTATTTTACTGAAAATAATATATATCCAGAAGATATTGCATATATATCTGCAAAAAATAAATATGGTGTTAATGGTATATTTAGAAAAATACAGTACATAGCTAAAAATATTTTGAAAAAGAATTTAGATAGTAATATTAAAATAACTGTTGTAGGTGTTTCTAATGTTGGTAAATCTAATTTAATTAATTTATTACTTGAAAAAAATGTTAATACAGTTTCAAAATTTTCAGGTACAACTAAGAAAATAATAAAAAATAAAAAGAAAATTAAAGAATATATGTTAACAATAATTGATACACCTGGGTTAATACCTGATGGAAGATTATCAGATTTACTAAATTCTGATTTATCATATAAACTAGTGCCTAGTGGAGAAATTTCAAGAAAGACATTTAGACTTAAGGAAAATCAAGTATTTATGTTTGAAAACTTAGCATATTTTCAAGTTATGGAAATACCTGATGGGAAAGCATCTGCAATAATTTCAGCATATGCATCAAGAGAAATTAAATTTCATGTAACTAATATAGATAAAGCTAAAGAACTTTCAAAAAATGATTTTTTTAAATTTTTAGATGAAGAAAACTACAATAAATATTTCAATAATGAATTTGTAACTAAAGAGTTTATAATAAATGAAAATGAAGATTTTGTGATAGCAGGTTTAGGATATGTAGAAGTAAAAAGAGGACCAATTACTATAAATGTTACTTTGCCTAAAGATGTAAAAGCTGTAGTTAGAAAAAGTATTTCTAAAAATTCAGAACTTGAAGAAGAAATTGATGAGGATGATTTATGCTGGTAAAAATACTTAGAAAAATAATTTTAGTTTTAATATTGTTAGGGATAGCATACTGTTATTCAACTAATAAAATATACGATAGTGCTACAACTAATGTGGTGGTAGAAAAATGAAAGTAGCTATTTTAGGAAGTAGCAGTAGTGGTAATTCAACTTTTGTTGAAGTAGGTGGAGTTAAGTTATTAGTTGATGTAGGATTTAGTTTAAAAAAAATAATAGAAAAACTTGCAATCATTAATGAAAAACTAGAAGACATACATTCAGTTTTTATAACTCATGAACATATAGATCATGTTAAATCACTGGGTCCTTTATTAAGAAAAACAAATGCAAAAGTATATATACATGAAGATTCTTTTAACGTTATTAAATCTAAAATAGGTAAATATGATGAAAATAGAATTCATTTATTAAAACATAGAGAGGTATATATAGAAAATGCATGTATTATTAATTTTGACTTAACACATGATGCAATGCACTGCTTAGGGTATTCTTTTATAGAAAACAATAAAAAATTTGTATATATTACTGATGCTGGTTATGTAACTAAAATGATGGAATTACAATGTAGAGATGCAGATGTTATAGCTATAGAAAGTAATTATGATTATGATCTACTAATGTCAGGTTCATACCCATGGGATATTAAAAGTAGAATTAAAGGAAAATTTGGACATTTAAGTAATCAAGATTGTTTGAAATTATTAAAAAATAGTTATACTGAAAATTTAAAGAAAATATTTTTAATGCACTTAAGTGATGAAAATAATATGCCATCTCTTGCAATGCATAATATAAGAAAAGAATATAAAAATATAGATATAGAAATTTCTGGTGAGGAAGTTACAAGTACATTTGAGATATAGGGGGTAATATGTGGAAAGAATTAGAATATAGAATAAGAACTTTAGATGTTTATAGAAACTATAAAGAAAATGTTGAAATAATGCAGGGGATGGGTAATAAAAATGCAAATATTATGTTAATATTAAACGATGTTGAAAAAGAAGCTTTTGAAAATGAAAATATTTTAGAAAGTAATAAAGGTAGAGTTGTAAAGAATATTTTTAATTTTGTAGGTATAAATTTAGATGAAATATATATAACATCTTTATATAAATTAGAAAAAAGTAATATAATATTTAATTCTAATACTACTGATGAATTACTAGATGTTTTAATTACAGAAATAATGTTAGTAAATCCTAAATATATTATTACTGTAGGAGAAGAAGTATTTAATGTCTTAATTTCAGATTCATTAGGTAAAGATATTAAGAAAAATAATGTTAATATAAACAAATGTGTTGGTAATATCTATAATTATTTTAATAAAGTATTGGTACCTATATATGATATACAATACATAACAAAATCAAAAAAAGAAGAAAAAATGAAAATAGTAGAAGTTTTAAAATTGATTAAGGAGAATGAATAAATGATAGGAATAGGAATAGTAGGATTACCTAATGTTGGTAAATCAACTTTATTTAATGCAATAACAAAAACTCAAAATGCTGAAGCTGCAAATTACCCATTTGCAACTATAGAACCTAATGTAGGTATTGTTTTAGTTCCAGATCAAAGACTTGATGAAATTGCAAAAATTATTAACCCTAAAAGAGTTTTAGGAGCATCTGTAGAATTTGTTGATATTGCAGGATTAGTTAAGGGTGCTTCTGGTGGTGAAGGATTAGGTAATCAGTTTTTAAGTAATATTAGAAATACAAAAGCTATATGTCAGGTAGTAAGATGTTTTGAAGATGAAAATATTATACATGTTGAAGGTAGTGTTGATCCAATAAGAGATATAGAAATTATAAATAGTGAATTGATTCTTGCTGATATAGATACAGTAGAGAAAGCAATAGTGAAAAACACTAAACTTGCAAGAACTAATAAGGAAGCTAAATTTTTAGTAGACACTTTAGAAAAATGTAAAAAAATATTAGAAGAATATAAAATGTTATCATCTGCTGAATTTACTGAAGAAGAATTAAATACTATAAAAACATATCAGTTTTTAACATTAAAACCTATAATGTTTGGATTAAATATTTCTGAAGAAGATTTAGTTAATGGAACTGAAAACGTGCATATGAAAAAAGTAAGAGAGTATGCTGAGAGTATAAAAGCTGAATGTGTTTCTTTTTCAGCTAAAGTTGAATCAGAATTAATAGAAATTGAAGATGAAGAAGAAAGAAATGAATTTATAGAAAGTCTAGGAATAAAAGAACCTAGTTTAAATAGATTTATTAGAGCAGGATTTAAATTACTTGGTTTAATTTCATATTTTACAGCTGGAGAACAAGAAGTAAGAGCTTGGACTATAGAAGAAGGTACTTTAGCTCCTAAGGCTGCAAGTGAAATACATTCTGATATAGAAAGAGGATTTATAAGAGCAGAAGTTGTTGCTTATGATAAATTTATAGAATATAAAGGATGGGCAGGAAGTAAAGAAAAAGGTACAATGAGATTAGAAGGAAAAGAATATGTAGTAAAAGATGGAGATGTAATGTTCTTTAGATTTAATGTTTAGGAGTGATGGTATGTTTGATTTAATAGTAATTGGTTGGGGTAAAGGTGGAAAAACTTTGGCAAATATCTTAGCAAATAAAGGTAAAAAGGTAGCTATAATTGAAAAAGATCCCAAAATGTATGGAGGAACTTGTCCAAATGTTGGATGTCTGCCTACTAAGGCTATGATACATAGATCAAAAATTTTAGTTGAGATAGGGGCCTTAGGTGTAGAAAGAGACTATGAATTTAATAATGTCATTTATCAAAATGCATTAACTGAAAAGAAAAAATTGGTAAATAAGGTAAATTCTGCTAATTATAATTTATTAAATAATAATGAAAATATTAAAGTATATAAAGGTGAAGCTAGATTCATTTCAAATACAGAAGTATTAGTAAATGGGGATGTATTAAAAGCTAAAAACATAGTTATTAATACAGGATCAAAAACAAGAATTCCAGAAATTGAAGGAATAAATAGCGATAAAGTATTAACAAGTGATACTGCTTTAGAACTTGAAGTTTTACCAGAAAGATTAGGTATAATAGGCGGTGGATTTATTGGACTTGAGTTTGCAAGCTATTTTAACAATTTTGGTTCTGAAGTTACAGTTTTTGAAGGTGGAAATAAATTTATGCCAAGAGAAGATGAAGATATATCCGAATGCATATATAATTTATTGACTGAACAAGGTATTAATTTTAATTTTTCATCTAAAATATTAGAAATAAAAGAGTTAGCTAATAAATTACAGTTAAAATATGAAAAAGATGGAGAAACAAAAATAGAATATTTTGAAAATATTTTAGTTTCCATAGGTAGAGAGCCGAATACAGATGGGTTAGGTTTAGAAAATACTGATATTAAAGTTTCAGATAGAGGCGAAATACTTGTTGATGAATATTTAGAAACAATAGTATCTGGAATATTTGCTGTAGGAGATGTAAAAGGTGGTGAAATGTTTACTGCAGTTTCATTGGATGATAGTAGAATAGTACTTTCTAAAATATTAAATGAAAAAGGTAGAAGTTTAAAAGAAGGTAGAAATGTACCTAAAGTATTATTTACAGATCCTAGTTATGCTCAAGTTGGGTTAAATGAATTAAAGGCCAATGAATTAGGAATTAAATACACAGTAAAAAAATTACCAACAACTACTATTCCTAAATCATTAGCTATAGGAGAAACAGATGGATTTACTAAAGTATTAATTAATGAGAACGATGAAATAATTGGTGCATTTATAATTAATTATGAAGCACATGAAATGATTAATCTATTAGCTTTAGCTATAGATCAAAAAATAAAATATCAAGTATTAAGAGATTTAATATATGCTCACCCTATTTATACTGAGGGATTAAATGATGTTTTAAAATAGAAATAGGAGGAATTAATGGAACAAGTAACAACATTTTTAAAGAAAGTTTTTGATTTAACTTTTATTTTAAAATGGACAGAAAATAATTTGCTTCAAATAATTACTGGATTGGTAGTCTTATTTTTCTATAAAAAAATAGCTAGTATTTTATTAATGGTATTTGACAAAATATTATTTTCAAAGATGAAAGATCACGGTCTTAGAAGCTTTTTAAAATCATTTTTAAAGGTATTTATACATATAGTATTAATATATATTGTTATAGGCCTATTTGGGTTTAACTTAACTTCTGTATTTGCAATTATAGGTGCAATGTCAGTTGTTATAGGGTTTGCTTTCAAAGAAATTATACAAAATATATTTGGAGGTATTATACTATTAGTATTTAAACCATTTAGAGTTGGAGATGTAGTTCAATATAATAGCTATATTGGTACTGTAAAAAAAATAGAAATGTTTTATACAAGAATTGTTAATTTTCAAAATGAAATTGTTATAGTACCTAATGGATTGTTAATAAATAATGAAATAAAAAATATAACAGCTCAAAACAGAAGGAGATTAGATTTAATTATTGCAGTATCATATAAATCTGATTTAGCTTTAGTTAAAGAAATATTAGAACAAATAGTTAATGATTGTGAATATGTTTTAAGAGGTAAAGATGATAATTATACTATAGGTTTAGGAGAACTTGCGGCTTCTTCTATAAATTTTGTTACTAATGTATATGTATTACCAGAAAACTATTTATTAGCAAAATTCTACATTTTAGAGCAAGTTAAGAAAAGATTTGATGCTGCTGGTATTTCAATACCGTATAATCAACTTGATGTACATATTAAAGAAAGGTAGGCATATTTATGGAAATAATAAGATTTGAAAATTATGACTATATAAGCAATACATATATTATTAAAAGTGAAGATAAAATATATGTAGTAGATCCTGGATCTAAAGATATGAGTAGGGTAATAGAATATTTAAAAGAAAATAAACTAGATTTAACTGCTATTTTACTAACTCACGGTCATTTTGATCATATTTTAGGTTTGCCAGAGATATTAACTTATAAAAATGTAGATGTATATATATATGATACAGAAAAGGATTTTTTATTTGATGAAAAATTATCGGTGCTTTTATGGGCACAAACTAATCAAAGTTATTTAAATCCTTGTCTAGAAAATGCAAATATTATTACATTAAAAGAGGGAGATATTGTAGATAAATTTGAAATCATACATACTCCAGGACATACTAGTGGAAGTATATGTTACTATAATTCTGAAGATAAAATTTTAATTTCAGGAGATACTATGTTTAAAAACGGTTATGGAAGAGTAGATTTACCAACTGGTAGTTCAGAGGATATGTGGAAATCTATAGGCAAGATATTAAAACTAGATAAAGAAACAGTAATATATCCAGGTCATGGAGATGATACTACAGTATCTAAAGAATATTCATTTTATTATGCAGGATATTAAACAAGGTTATTCCTTGTTTTTTATTTATTATTAAGTATTAATAATATTTATGTTAACTATTTAGTAAATATATTTGGTATATTTGTAATAATATGCTATAATAGTTTTATCAAAAAAACAAAGGAGGAAACAGTAATGAAAAAAGTAATATTATCAGTTCTAACGCTAATCATGTTGTTTAGCTGTGGTAATAAAGCAGAAGTTGATGTGAAAGGAGGATCTGAGTCTATTATTAAAATTGGTGTTCCCGAACCTTTAACTGGAGATATTTCTCAATATGGAGTAGCAATTAAAGAAGGAATAGAATTTAAATTCGAGCAGATAAATAATGAAGGTGGAATTAACGGGAAAAAAGTAGAAGTAGTAGTAGAAGATACTAAAGGAGATTTACAAGAAGCTGTAAACATAATGAAAAAAATGATTTCAGTTGATAAAGTAGATGCAGTTTTAGGAGAATCAATTTCAGCAAACTCATTTGCGATTGCAGAACTTGCTCAAAAAGCTGGAATTCCAATGATAACACCAGCAGGAACAAGATTTGACATTACAGAAGGTAAGGATTTTGTATATAGAGCTACATTTACAGATCCATTCCAAGGAGAAATTTTAGCTAAATATATTCAAAAAGAAGGATTTAAAAATATAGCTATTTTAACTAATACTTCAAGTGATTATTCAGTTGGGGTTACAACTAAATTTAAAGAAATTGCACAAGAAATTAATTTAAAATTTGAAGAACAAAAATATACTAAAGATGATAAAGATTTCAAATCATTATTAACTAATATTAAAAATACAGGATTTGATGCAGTTTTAGTTCCAGATTACTATAACACAGTAGGATTAATCTTATCACAAGCAAAAGAATTAGGATTAGAAGTACAATTCTTTGGAGCAGATGGATGGGATGGAATACAAACTGATTTCGTAGATGTTGCTGAAGGAGCTATATTTACAAGTCAATTTGATATTAATGATACTTCAGAATTAAATGTTGCATTTGTTACTAAGTTTAAAGAAAAATATGGTAAGGAACCAAACTTATTTACATCATTAGGTTATGATGCTGCAACAATATTAGCAGTAGCTTTAAAATCTGTTGAAAATCCATCAGATCACGTTGCGGTAAAAGAAGCATTAAATAAAGTTAGTGTTGAATTAGTAACAGGAAAACTTGAATTTGATCAAAATAGAAACCCTAAGAAAGTAGTATCTTTCTTAACAATTCAAAATGGTAAATTAGTATTAAAAGAAAAATTCTAAAATTGTGCTCCTAGTGAGCACAATTTTTTAAGGAGAGAAAATGTTAAAAAATTTTATAGATCAAACGATAAATGGACTACAGACAGGTAGTATTTATGCACTTATCGCTCTTGGATATACTATGGTTTATGGAATAGTTAAATTAATAAACTTTGCACATGGGGATATATTAATGATAGGTGCATATATAAGTTTTGTTGCTGTTAATAGAGGTTTTGGACTAACTACAGCTTTAATTATTTCTATAGTAATTTGTTCAATATTAGGTATAGTAATGGAAAGATTAGCATATAGACCATTAAGAGAAGCTTCACGTATGAATGTTTTAATTACAGCCATAGGTCTTAGTTTTTTACTTGAGAGTTTAGCTTTAATATATTTTGGTGCTGCACCCAAAATTATTAAAACTGAATTTATTCCAAAATACTTATCAAGTTCAGAATATATTACTTTTCTAGGAATTAGTGTAAGTAATTTAAGTTTTTTTGTAATAACAGTTACTTTACTATGTATGATATTACTAAATGTATTTATTAAGTATACTAGCTTAGGGAAGGCTACTAGGGCTGTTTCACAAGATATTTCAGCTGCAAAACTTATGGGTATAAACACTGATTTTACTATTTCATTAACTTTTGCAATAGGATCAGCATTAGGAGCATTAGGTGGGTTAATGTATGCACTAACTTATCCAAGAATAGATCCATATATGGGATTACTTCCAGGACTTAAAGCATTTATTGCAGCCGTATTTGGAGGAATAGGTAATATTCCAGGTGCAATGGTTGGAGGTTATGTTATGGGATTATTAGAAACTTATGTTAAAGGATATATTTCTTCAACATGGGCAAATCCTATTGTGTTTATACTTTTAATAATTATCCTATTATTCAAGCCTAACGGATTATTTGGTAAGAATAGAAAGGAAAAGGTATAATATGGATAAAAAAAATAGATTAAAATTAAATAAAACAAATTATACTTTAGGTTTTTTAATGTTATTATTCACATATATTATTCTACAATATTCAATTATTGGTGATGGTATATTTAGTTATAAGGCTAGTATATATATAAATATATTAATATATATTTTATTTGCATTAAGTATAAATGTTACTACAGGAGTAATGGGAGAATTAAACTTAGGACATGCAGGATTCATATCTATAGGTGCTTATTCTTCAGCAATATTTTCTAAATATATTTACTCATTCGGGCTTCCGACTATCTTACATTTAATAATAGTTTGTATATTTGGAGCTATAATTGCAGCTATCTTCGGGGCATTAGTTTCAATGACTACTTTTAGATTAAGAGGAGATTACTTAGCTATTATTACACTTGCTTTTGGGGAAATAGTTAAATATATCATACAAAATATAGAGTTTTTAGGTGGTGCTGCAGGATTAAATGGTATACCTGATATAGTTAATTTCAGTTATGTATTTTTAATAGTTGTAGTATCATCAGTACTTATGATAATGATATTAATTTCTAAAAAAGGAAGACAACTTCTTTCTATTAGAGAAAATGAAATAGCTGCAGAAAATATGGGTGTTAATATTAATAAGGCAAAAGTATATGGATTTACATTATCTGCATTTTTTGCAGGTATAGGTGGAGCGCTTTTTGCTCATAACCTTGGAAGTTTAACTCCAGATAAATTTAATTTTGTATTCTCAATAGAAATTTTAGTTATGGTTGTACTTGGAGGACTAGGAAGTATTACTGGAGCTGTAGTATCTGCAACATTTTTAACATTATTAAATGAGGTATTAAGACAAGTTTCAGAGTATAGATTTTTAGTTTATTCATTAATATTAATTAGTTTAATGATATTTAAAAAAGATGGTATATTGGGGACAAACGAATTTACTATACCATCTTTCTTGAAATGGCTAAAAGATATTAAACAGAAGGTGATAAAATGAAATTATTAGAAACTAAGAATTTAACATTAAGATTTGGAGGTCTAACTGCTGTTAAAAGTGTAGATGTAGAAATAAATGATGGTGAATTAATAGGATTAATAGGACCTAATGGTGCTGGTAAAACATCTTTCTTTAATTTATTAACAGGAGTTTATCAACCAAGTGAAGGAGAAATATTTTTAAATGGTGAAAATATTTCTTTTATGAAAACTCATAAAATAGTTGCTTTAGGAATGTCTAGAACTTTCCAGAATATTAGACTTTTTAAACAATTAACTGTATTAGATAATATTAGGATATCTCTTGATCAAAAGAAAGATTATTCAACATTTGATGCAATGTTTAGAACTAAGAAATTCAGAGAATATGAATATGAAACTATACAAAAATCACTTTCTTTATTAAAAATATTTGATTTAGATGAAATAGCAGATCATAGAGCTGATTCTTTATCTTATGGTAATCAAAGAAAGTTAGAAATAGCAAGGGCTTTAGCTTGTTCACCTAAGTTATTATTACTTGATGAACCTGCAGCAGGTATGAATCCTAATGAAACACAAGAATTAATGAAAATAATTGAAAAGATAAAAAATGAATTCAATATTTCAGTATTGTTAATAGAACATGATATGGATTTAGTAATGGGTATTTGTGAAAGAATTTATGTACTAAATTTTGGAGAAATTATTGCTAGTGGTAAACCAAGTGAAATACAGAATAATAAAGAAGTAATTAAAGCATATTTAGGAGATTAAAATGAAAGTATTAGAAGTAAATAATATAAATGTATTTTATGATAAGATACATGCAATAAAAGATATTTCTTTCTATATAGATAAGGGTGAAATAGTTTCATTTATAGGAGCTAATGGGGCTGGTAAAAGTACAACTTTAAATGCTATATCAAATCTATTAAAAATACAATCAGGTGAAATAGCGTTATTTGGTGAAAATATATCAAATGTTAAAGCACATAAATTAGTTTCAAAAGGTATGGCACATGTACCAGAAGGTAGAAGAATTTTTACAGAACTTACAGTACTTGAAAATTTAGAAATGGGTGCTTTTACAAGACCTAAGAGTGAAATAAAGGAAAGTTTAGAAAAAATGTTTAATCTTTTTCCTAGACTTAGAGAAAGGAAACACCAATTATCTGGTACTATGAGTGGAGGGGAACAACAGATGCTTGCAATGGCAAGAGCATTAATGTCTAAACCAAAACTATTATTACTTGATGAACCTTCAATGGGACTTGCACCATTACTTGTTAAAGAAATATTTGAAATAGTTAAAAGAATAAATAAAGAAGAAAATGTTACAATATTACTAGTAGAGCAAAATGCTAAAATGTCATTAGAGATATCTGATAGAGCATATGTAATAGAAACAGGAGAAATTATACTTGAAGGTAAGGGATTAGAATTAATAGATAATCCTGTAATCAAGAAA is a window of Streptobacillus felis DNA encoding:
- a CDS encoding dihydrolipoyl dehydrogenase family protein, with translation MFDLIVIGWGKGGKTLANILANKGKKVAIIEKDPKMYGGTCPNVGCLPTKAMIHRSKILVEIGALGVERDYEFNNVIYQNALTEKKKLVNKVNSANYNLLNNNENIKVYKGEARFISNTEVLVNGDVLKAKNIVINTGSKTRIPEIEGINSDKVLTSDTALELEVLPERLGIIGGGFIGLEFASYFNNFGSEVTVFEGGNKFMPREDEDISECIYNLLTEQGINFNFSSKILEIKELANKLQLKYEKDGETKIEYFENILVSIGREPNTDGLGLENTDIKVSDRGEILVDEYLETIVSGIFAVGDVKGGEMFTAVSLDDSRIVLSKILNEKGRSLKEGRNVPKVLFTDPSYAQVGLNELKANELGIKYTVKKLPTTTIPKSLAIGETDGFTKVLINENDEIIGAFIINYEAHEMINLLALAIDQKIKYQVLRDLIYAHPIYTEGLNDVLK
- the ychF gene encoding redox-regulated ATPase YchF; protein product: MIGIGIVGLPNVGKSTLFNAITKTQNAEAANYPFATIEPNVGIVLVPDQRLDEIAKIINPKRVLGASVEFVDIAGLVKGASGGEGLGNQFLSNIRNTKAICQVVRCFEDENIIHVEGSVDPIRDIEIINSELILADIDTVEKAIVKNTKLARTNKEAKFLVDTLEKCKKILEEYKMLSSAEFTEEELNTIKTYQFLTLKPIMFGLNISEEDLVNGTENVHMKKVREYAESIKAECVSFSAKVESELIEIEDEEERNEFIESLGIKEPSLNRFIRAGFKLLGLISYFTAGEQEVRAWTIEEGTLAPKAASEIHSDIERGFIRAEVVAYDKFIEYKGWAGSKEKGTMRLEGKEYVVKDGDVMFFRFNV
- a CDS encoding MBL fold metallo-hydrolase translates to MKVAILGSSSSGNSTFVEVGGVKLLVDVGFSLKKIIEKLAIINEKLEDIHSVFITHEHIDHVKSLGPLLRKTNAKVYIHEDSFNVIKSKIGKYDENRIHLLKHREVYIENACIINFDLTHDAMHCLGYSFIENNKKFVYITDAGYVTKMMELQCRDADVIAIESNYDYDLLMSGSYPWDIKSRIKGKFGHLSNQDCLKLLKNSYTENLKKIFLMHLSDENNMPSLAMHNIRKEYKNIDIEISGEEVTSTFEI
- a CDS encoding uracil-DNA glycosylase family protein; amino-acid sequence: MWKELEYRIRTLDVYRNYKENVEIMQGMGNKNANIMLILNDVEKEAFENENILESNKGRVVKNIFNFVGINLDEIYITSLYKLEKSNIIFNSNTTDELLDVLITEIMLVNPKYIITVGEEVFNVLISDSLGKDIKKNNVNINKCVGNIYNYFNKVLVPIYDIQYITKSKKEEKMKIVEVLKLIKENE
- a CDS encoding mechanosensitive ion channel family protein, producing MEQVTTFLKKVFDLTFILKWTENNLLQIITGLVVLFFYKKIASILLMVFDKILFSKMKDHGLRSFLKSFLKVFIHIVLIYIVIGLFGFNLTSVFAIIGAMSVVIGFAFKEIIQNIFGGIILLVFKPFRVGDVVQYNSYIGTVKKIEMFYTRIVNFQNEIVIVPNGLLINNEIKNITAQNRRRLDLIIAVSYKSDLALVKEILEQIVNDCEYVLRGKDDNYTIGLGELAASSINFVTNVYVLPENYLLAKFYILEQVKKRFDAAGISIPYNQLDVHIKER
- a CDS encoding MBL fold metallo-hydrolase; translation: MEIIRFENYDYISNTYIIKSEDKIYVVDPGSKDMSRVIEYLKENKLDLTAILLTHGHFDHILGLPEILTYKNVDVYIYDTEKDFLFDEKLSVLLWAQTNQSYLNPCLENANIITLKEGDIVDKFEIIHTPGHTSGSICYYNSEDKILISGDTMFKNGYGRVDLPTGSSEDMWKSIGKILKLDKETVIYPGHGDDTTVSKEYSFYYAGY
- the xerA gene encoding site-specific tyrosine recombinase/integron integrase, yielding MDKILEKFLYYQEVVLNKSFNTVKSYKKDLEQFIEYLYNNEGINDFNRVEIFTFRSFIAYLNVELKVNKRSINRKLSAIRTFFKYLLENEYINENKSIYISTPKFEKPLPNYLTKEDIDRIRTVINLEKITGLRDRAIIELLYSSGLRSMELLDLTEYTLDLKNLEVRVIGKGNKERISFFSKNAQKYIKEYIDRKKIEYKNYTKDVLFVNKDGNKLDSRSLRRLITNYSNKAGINKEVTPHIFRHSFATELLNQGVDIRFVQELLGHSSIATTQFYTHISKNTLKDAYMKSHPFATKK
- a CDS encoding GTP-binding protein, which codes for MEKTCKGCGLKLQSEDAKKEGYVPYEKLISNQEIVCKRCFRLKHYGENLEKEEDKLSYQVEVKKAIKEADIVMPIFDIIDFESSFTDEIIDLLEDKTILAIINKIDLLPGYIHVAEVSKWIKYYFTENNIYPEDIAYISAKNKYGVNGIFRKIQYIAKNILKKNLDSNIKITVVGVSNVGKSNLINLLLEKNVNTVSKFSGTTKKIIKNKKKIKEYMLTIIDTPGLIPDGRLSDLLNSDLSYKLVPSGEISRKTFRLKENQVFMFENLAYFQVMEIPDGKASAIISAYASREIKFHVTNIDKAKELSKNDFFKFLDEENYNKYFNNEFVTKEFIINENEDFVIAGLGYVEVKRGPITINVTLPKDVKAVVRKSISKNSELEEEIDEDDLCW